A genomic segment from Montipora foliosa isolate CH-2021 chromosome 9, ASM3666993v2, whole genome shotgun sequence encodes:
- the LOC137970790 gene encoding uncharacterized protein — translation MQVAIQEKDKTIENLKTINEGLSSCVSTLENSAYKGKDISKVSKKSRTLKSFLSRAQSALWFATSFGLEVKIITVRETKSGESHTVADRKTPEAPACQEKRQTSGFEALSIEDKSNVEKVLFLLDKFCVGDSFYHELTMTINDLPKSYLVKQRRDQLNNICHITRTPGTAEGAQVLFSDLLKERLKDYLASHPDGYEDTIRIKISGDGARMTRNSSFILMSFALLDLGDDVMAAKGNHTIAVVKGKENYKTLQESFADVFNEINRLNSEKKIEVNDRVINLEFFLRGDYKFILLMMGLKGATSYYACVWCKVHKDHRWDTSFSLHHYESSNLKRTIKEISELAEKKGK, via the coding sequence ATGCAGGTGGCAATccaagaaaaagacaaaacaattgAGAATCTAAAAACTATCAATGAAGGTCTCTCAAGTTGTGTGAGTACTCTTGAAAATAGTGCTTACAAAGGGAAAGACATTTCCAAAGTATCAAAGAAATCAAGAACATTAAAATCGTTTTTATCAAGAGCACAGTCAGCCCTCTGGTTTGCCACCTCATTTGGACTTGAAGTCAAGATTATCACAGTCAGGGAAACAAAGTCAGGCGAATCACATACTGTTGCAGACAGAAAAACCCCAGAAGCACCAGCTTGCCAAGAAAAAAGACAAACCAGTGGGTTTGAAGCTCTTTCTATAGAGGATAAGTCAAATGTTGAGAAGGTTCTTTTTCTCCTTGACAAATTTTGTGTTGGGGACTCTTTTTACCACGAGCTAACAATGACCATCAATGACTTGCCAAAGTCTTACCTTGTCAAGCAAAGGCGAGATCAACTGAATAATATCTGCCATATTACACGCACTCCTGGTACCGCAGAGGGGGCACAGGTGTTATTTAGTGATCTCCTCAAAGAAAGGCTAAAGGATTACTTGGCAAGCCACCCAGATGGTTATGAAGACACCATTCGAATCAAAATTTCTGGGGATGGGGCAAGAATGACCCGAAATTCTAGCTTCATATTAATGAGCTTTGCCCTTCTGGACTTGGGAGATGATGTAATGGCAGCCAAGGGAAACCATACCATAGCTGTTGTTAAGGGAAAGGAGAATTACAAAACATTACAAGAGTCCTTTGCAGATGTCTTTAATGAAATCAACAGGCTAAatagtgaaaagaaaattgaagttaATGATCGGGTGATTAATTTAGAGTTTTTTCTCAGGGGTGACTACAAATTTATTTTACTGATGATGGGACTGAAAGGTGCCACATCCTATTATGCATGTGTTTGGTGCAAAGTGCACAAAGATCACAGGTGGGACACTAGTTTTTCTTTGCATCATTATGAATCCTCAAATCTAAAGAGGACTATTAAAGAGATATCTGAGCTGGCAgagaaaaaagggaaataa